A genomic stretch from Gavia stellata isolate bGavSte3 chromosome 24, bGavSte3.hap2, whole genome shotgun sequence includes:
- the NDUFA8 gene encoding NADH dehydrogenase [ubiquinone] 1 alpha subcomplex subunit 8 isoform X2 — MPGSLQVPSLEELDVQEVKVSSAVLKAAAHHYGAQCDRPNKEFMLCRWEEKDPRKCLREGRQVNQCALDFFRKIKTHCAEPFTEYWTCIDYTNLQELRRCRKQQAVFDNCVLEKLGWVRPDLGMLSKVTSYLFDSVARLFSPFLQTFSPDQVSNSSPGQKVIRELDAGSLWTLLEVKTLSMFSSLGSVYIRFPEDLHFS; from the exons atgccCGGCTCCCTGCAGGTGCCCTCCCTGGAGGAGCTCGACGTGCAGGAG GTGAAAGTCAGCTCGGCCGTGCTGAAGGCCGCGGCCCACCACTACGGCGCGCAGTGCGACCGCCCCAACAAGGAGTTCATGCTGTGCCGCTGGGAGGAGAAGGACCCGCGGAAGTGCCTGCGGGAGGGCCGCCAGGTCAACCAGTGCGCCCTCGACTTCTTCAG GAAGATTAAGACGCACTGTGCGGAGCCATTTACTGAGTACTGGACGTGCATTGACTATACCAACTTGCAGGAGCTCCGTCGATGCCGAAAGCAGCAGGCAGTATTTGATAACTGTGTGCTGGAGAAGTTGGGTTGGGTGAGACCTGATCTGGGAATGCTCTCTAAGGTAACTTCATACCTTTTTGATTCAGTAGCCAGATTGTTCTCTCCCTTCTTACAGACATTTTCTCCAGACCAGGTCTCAAACTCTTCTCCTGGCCAGAAGGTAATTCGTGAACTTGATGCTGGAAGCTTGTGGACTTTACTAGAAGTCAAGACTCTGTCAATGTTCTCCAGCCTTGGGAGTGTATACATTCGTTTCCCAGAAGACTTGCACTTTTCTTAG
- the NDUFA8 gene encoding NADH dehydrogenase [ubiquinone] 1 alpha subcomplex subunit 8 isoform X1: protein MPGSLQVPSLEELDVQEVKVSSAVLKAAAHHYGAQCDRPNKEFMLCRWEEKDPRKCLREGRQVNQCALDFFRKIKTHCAEPFTEYWTCIDYTNLQELRRCRKQQAVFDNCVLEKLGWVRPDLGMLSKVTKVKTDRPMPENAYHSRPRPEPNPPIEGELKPSPFGSRLFFWSW, encoded by the exons atgccCGGCTCCCTGCAGGTGCCCTCCCTGGAGGAGCTCGACGTGCAGGAG GTGAAAGTCAGCTCGGCCGTGCTGAAGGCCGCGGCCCACCACTACGGCGCGCAGTGCGACCGCCCCAACAAGGAGTTCATGCTGTGCCGCTGGGAGGAGAAGGACCCGCGGAAGTGCCTGCGGGAGGGCCGCCAGGTCAACCAGTGCGCCCTCGACTTCTTCAG GAAGATTAAGACGCACTGTGCGGAGCCATTTACTGAGTACTGGACGTGCATTGACTATACCAACTTGCAGGAGCTCCGTCGATGCCGAAAGCAGCAGGCAGTATTTGATAACTGTGTGCTGGAGAAGTTGGGTTGGGTGAGACCTGATCTGGGAATGCTCTCTAAG gttaCAAAAGTGAAGACAGACCGTCCTATGCCTGAGAATGCCTATCACTCTAGACCTAGACCAGAGCCAAATCCACCCATTGAAGGAGAGCTGAAGCCTTCTCCGTTTGGCAGTAGGCTCTTTTTCTGGTCCTGGTAA